A single window of Watersipora subatra chromosome 9, tzWatSuba1.1, whole genome shotgun sequence DNA harbors:
- the LOC137404676 gene encoding uncharacterized protein: MMNNPLSAENFSQIYASLETLNVSQIVSTLLTIAPLRDEILKRLKPVRRKRKSKDILESPTGEADSIHNSPQVTPADLRSPSREPLSKKKPRKSKPAKLHRSKFWNSYPLSAMNGGQSQRIEDCTPSLAVNSNAITTANSSRSSLSSSSPVTEPVRNSPFSPAFLNNFYQGGNAFSAPYWNVFRMTANQLLYSYNQQAAFKQTVAEQAAPKQTPVELTARASPISTDTVQSPETTPSSCQQEDPDDIEEAINVIDETENTADDEMVQLEENDQPLNCHKNPTSIKDDNERLTPENAAKPNGVTDISCPDCGLTVLLSNLTHHMQDECSNQSKSQETATPLQDSKDGDWKPIPVYSETAPQRHLNSHIQEEHAHFNNTFNCNMCNESFRNKSSLKRHKIIHTVGGGHTCSYCAKIFAKPELLRRHELLHTELKRTLWPCTKCKKSFSNKYNLAVHDRMHTGELPFPCPKCPERFRVKCSMQNHVKSRHGQLFTARNNPHTASHPRNGDKSEQVLTANTD, encoded by the exons AGAAAGAGTAAGGACATTCTGGAAAGTCCGACAGGAGAAGCTGACAGCATCCATAACAGCCCACAAGTCACTCCAGCTGATCTCAGGTCTCCTTCAAGAGAACCGCTGTCAAAGAAGAAGCCTCGAAAATCCAAGCCTGCTAAACTACATAGAAGCAAATTTTGGAACTCCTATCCGCTGTCAGCGATG AATGGCGGACAATCCCAGCGCATAGAGGATTGTACACCATCCCTTGCTGTAAATTCTAATGCAATAACAACAGCAAATAGTAGCAGGTCTTCACTTTCCTCTTCTAGTCCAGTCACTGAACCTGTAAGGAACTCTCCCTTTAGCCCTGCATTCCTCAACAACTTTTATCAGG gagGAAATGCATTTTCAGCTCCTTATTGGAATGTTTTCCGAATGACAGCCAATCAACTTTTGTACAGTTACAACCAGCAGGCAGCATTCAAACAGACAGTAGCAGAGCAAGCAGCACCCAAACAGACGCCAGTAGAATTAACAGCAAGGGCTAGTCCAATCTCAACTGATACCGTCCAGAGCCCGGAG ACTACTCCATCATCCTGTCAACAGGAGGATCCTGACGATATTGAAGAAGCCATCAACGTAAttgatgaaactgaaaataCAG CTGATGATGAAATGGTGCAGTTGGAAGAAAATGATCAACCTCTAAACTGCCACAAAAATCCAACCAGCATCAAAGATGACAATGAGAGATTGACACCAGAAAATGCTGCCAAGCCTAATGGTGTGACAGATATCAGCTGTCCTGACTGTGGTCTAACAGTATTGCTGTCAAACCTCACTCATCATATGCAGGACGAATGCTCAAACCAATCTAAGTCACAG gAAACTGCCACACCTCTGCAAGACAGCAAAGATGGCGACTGGAAACCAATTCCAGTTTACTCTGAAACTGCTCCCCAAAGACATTTAAACAGCCATATACAAGAAGAGCATGCCCATTTTAACAACACCTTCAATTGCAACATGTGTAATGAAAGTTTTCGTAACAAATCAAGCCTGAAAAGACACAAG ATAATACATACTGTGGGTGGAGGTCACACGTGCTCGTACTGCGCCAAAATCTTTGCTAAGCCAGAGCTGTTGCGTCGGCATGAGTTGCTGCACACAGAGCTGAAGAGAACTCTCTGGCCATGTACCAAGTGCAAGAAGAGCTTTAGTAACAAGTACAACCTAGCG GTTCATGATAGAATGCATACTGGAGAGCTGCCGTTCCCTTGCCCAAAGTGCCCAGAGAGATTCAGAGTTAAATGTAGCATGCAGAACCACGTCAAGTCACGTCATGGACAGCTATTTACTGCAAGAAACAATCCACACACAGCATCGCATCCCAGAAATGGTGACAAGAGTGAGCAGGTTCTCACAGCAAATACTGACTGA